The Meiothermus sp. CFH 77666 genome includes a region encoding these proteins:
- the rpsT gene encoding 30S ribosomal protein S20, whose protein sequence is MAQKKTARNPSAMKRHRQSLKRRLRNKSKMSAIKTVSKKAVALAKEGNVSEATRVMRYAESLIDKAAKGSTLHKNAASRRKSRLMSKVSQLLSGAKA, encoded by the coding sequence ATGGCACAGAAAAAAACTGCTCGTAACCCCTCGGCGATGAAGCGCCACCGCCAGTCCCTCAAGAGACGGCTGCGCAACAAGTCCAAGATGTCGGCCATCAAGACCGTCAGCAAAAAAGCCGTCGCGCTGGCCAAAGAAGGCAATGTCAGCGAGGCTACCCGGGTCATGCGTTACGCCGAAAGCCTGATTGACAAGGCGGCCAAGGGCTCGACCCTGCACAAGAACGCGGCCAGCCGTCGCAAGTCGCGCCTGATGAGCAAGGTTAGCCAGCTTTTGAGTGGAGCCAAAGCCTAG
- a CDS encoding 30S ribosomal protein THX yields MGKGDRRTRRGKIFRGSYGKYRPRKK; encoded by the coding sequence ATGGGAAAAGGTGATCGTCGCACCCGCCGTGGCAAAATTTTCCGGGGTTCGTACGGTAAATACCGCCCCCGCAAGAAGTAA
- a CDS encoding CHAD domain-containing protein: MSVIGLERWLQHLLEHLPIAREGHDPEGVHQVRVAVRRLRVWLRLAGMRVLEDDLAWLVRAAGQVRDLEVLLQHPNLPRAFRAWAELRLKQARTTFVPLLDSPRLAGLLSALACLPPLDAKVAESRLPRFVQQVERRAQEWRREDSIEHLHALRRALRRLRYALEWLEQDSDTVKALQEIFGQVGDLSFTLNYLAAFEAEGGRAPARYREQLEDSLAQALKEAKQAWNHHQGDLRSFAKST; the protein is encoded by the coding sequence ATGTCGGTTATTGGTCTAGAGCGCTGGCTCCAACACCTGCTTGAACATCTACCCATCGCCCGGGAGGGCCACGACCCCGAGGGCGTGCATCAGGTGCGGGTGGCGGTGCGGCGCTTGCGGGTGTGGCTGCGGCTGGCGGGAATGCGCGTGCTCGAGGACGACCTGGCCTGGTTGGTGCGTGCGGCAGGCCAGGTGCGCGACCTGGAAGTGTTGCTGCAACACCCGAATCTACCCAGGGCTTTCCGAGCCTGGGCCGAGCTTCGGCTAAAACAGGCCCGCACAACATTTGTCCCCCTGCTGGATAGCCCCCGGCTGGCGGGCTTGCTATCGGCCCTTGCCTGCCTGCCCCCGCTGGACGCAAAGGTGGCCGAGTCCCGGCTACCGCGCTTCGTGCAACAGGTGGAGCGCCGGGCCCAGGAATGGCGCAGAGAAGACAGCATCGAGCACCTGCACGCCTTACGCCGGGCCTTGCGGCGTTTGCGCTATGCGCTGGAATGGCTCGAGCAAGATAGCGATACCGTGAAGGCCCTTCAGGAGATTTTTGGGCAGGTAGGCGACCTGAGTTTTACCTTGAATTACCTTGCTGCCTTCGAGGCCGAGGGAGGCCGGGCGCCTGCACGCTACCGCGAACAACTCGAGGACAGCCTAGCCCAGGCTCTCAAGGAAGCCAAACAAGCCTGGAATCACCACCAGGGCGATCTGCGGTCTTTTGCCAAGTCCACATGA